The following proteins are encoded in a genomic region of Candidatus Cloacimonas sp.:
- a CDS encoding phosphatidylglycerophosphatase A: MMAKTPQKLNFYTFTASLFGIGFVPLMPGTIGSLAALGIYLLINGEPFMGKTLFITLPILLVFCLLAVFLSSKAEKTLGRDNGAIVIDEVCGYFVSVLLLPKSWLIGLYAFALFRVFDIAKPFPIMKSQKLPTGWGVVIDDIIAGIYANIIIQILIKIYPRFFGL; the protein is encoded by the coding sequence ATGATGGCAAAAACACCCCAAAAACTGAACTTTTACACTTTTACGGCATCCCTTTTCGGAATCGGTTTTGTTCCTTTGATGCCAGGAACTATAGGTTCGCTTGCCGCTTTGGGAATTTATCTGCTGATTAACGGTGAGCCGTTTATGGGTAAAACCTTGTTTATTACTTTGCCGATTTTATTGGTTTTCTGTTTGCTGGCGGTTTTTTTAAGTTCCAAAGCGGAAAAGACCCTCGGCAGAGATAACGGCGCAATAGTTATTGATGAGGTCTGCGGATATTTCGTAAGTGTTTTGCTTTTACCCAAAAGCTGGCTGATTGGGCTTTACGCTTTTGCCCTGTTTAGAGTTTTTGATATTGCCAAACCCTTTCCAATTATGAAATCCCAAAAATTGCCCACGGGCTGGGGAGTTGTTATAGACGATATAATAGCTGGCATTTATGCCAATATAATAATTCAAATACTAATTAAAATTTATCCGAGATTCTTCGGATTATAG
- the yajC gene encoding preprotein translocase subunit YajC, whose translation MNYILLQATGKAATQQGGAGTTMIFMIIMFVILYLLLIRPQQKKAKETQKMQDTLKVNDRVLTSSGIYGRIASIKPDKGIVVLEIDDNNKVRIDIQKSAIVGVVNTPEPEPEK comes from the coding sequence ATGAACTACATACTATTACAAGCAACAGGAAAAGCAGCTACTCAACAAGGTGGTGCCGGAACTACAATGATCTTTATGATTATAATGTTCGTGATTCTGTATCTTTTGCTGATTCGCCCCCAACAAAAGAAGGCAAAGGAAACCCAAAAAATGCAGGATACATTAAAAGTGAATGACAGAGTTTTAACCAGCTCTGGAATTTACGGAAGAATTGCTTCCATCAAACCCGATAAAGGAATAGTGGTTCTGGAAATTGACGATAACAATAAAGTGCGGATAGACATTCAAAAAAGCGCAATTGTTGGCGTGGTAAATACTCCCGAACCTGAACCCGAAAAATGA